In Vulpes lagopus strain Blue_001 chromosome 15, ASM1834538v1, whole genome shotgun sequence, the sequence ctagttctatgaaaaatgctctgtatattttgatggggattatGTTAAATCTTTAGATTGCTTTGgacagtatggacattttaacaatactgatcttccaatccatgggcatggaatatctttccatttgtgtcatcttcaatttttttttatcaagtgttTTATAGATCTCAGAGTGTAGgcttttcacctccttggttaaatttattcctaggtattttattatttttggtgcaattataaatggaattgttttattaatttcttttttttgctacTTCGTTATTAGTTATGACAGTGGagtagatttctgtatattgacttTGTAATCTATGACTCATTTGTTTGTTATTTCTAAGagtgttttggtggagtctttagggatttctatgtatagtataatgtcatctacaaatagttttacttcttccttatcaattttggtgccttttataattttcttccagTACTGTGAaactgtggctaggacttccagtactatattgaataaaagtggtaagagcggacatccttatcttgttcctgatcttaaaggaaaaactcTTAATTTTTCACCATTGTGTATGATGTTGGCTATAGGTTTGTCATACATGGTCTGTATTATGTTGAGGTGAactccctctaaacccactttgttttgagttttcattatgaatagatgttgaattttttcttttttttttttgatgttgaattttttcaaatgctttttctgcatttattgaaatggttgtgtctttttttttttttgcatcctggTGATCACATTTAttgagttggaaaaaaattaaaatgcccttTAGCTTAAGAATTTTTGAGTTATCTGCAAATCAACTCATTTCAGGAGTGGAAGAATCCTTGGTCATTTCTTAATATCAAAATGAACGCAGGTTTCTCTTTTGGATGTCTTCTACATTTAAAGAGGCAATCATACAAAATCTCCTATATTCCATACACGATAAATTCTTTGTTTCAGCCAACTCTTAATGGAGGAGCAACTAGTACAACACCATCTCCCTGGATAAAAAGCATCAGaatattctgttttgttgatttATATATCTCTTCATATGTTTCTTCATCAATTTCTATAGTAGTCACAGTTTCTTCCACATCTCCCAATATCATATTTAAATGCTGATCATATGCATGTAATCTGCCTCGAAGCTCTCGgtcatttctcattttcacatAAATTCGCTCATCCAGGCTGAGCCTGATGAGATCCAGGGGCTCTTCTACGGTGTTGGTAGTTTGTTGCTGGTCCACATCGTCTGCCATCTTTCAAACCCTGCGCCCTTTCCCGGGTTGTGTTATTttaatccttcattttgttaatgtggtgtgtcATTTggattgattttcaaaaattgaaacaGCCTTGCATCCCcagaataagtcccacttgatcatggtgaatgaacaatttaattaattttttaattttgtttactaatattttattgacaaTTTCTGGTTCTGtccatcaaggatattggcctatagtttgggatttttgtgtgtgtgtgtctgtgagtgttTGTAGTGCTTCTTTGTTagtattaaggtaatgctggccttgtaaatgtatttggaaactttccctcttcttctgttttttttggaatagtttgaggaaaCTATTAACTCTtaagtatttggtagaattcacttgtgaagccatcAGATCCTCttatttgttgggagttttttatTAGTCATTCAGTGTCATTACTAGAAATCAGCCTGTTCAGATTtgctgtttcttcctgattcagttttggaagattgtatgctTCTAGGAATCTATTTCAACTAGGTTGTccaatatgttaatatataatttttcttagtggtctcttacaatcctttgtatttctgtggagTGGGTTATtacttcttttgtttctgatttgatTAATTTGGGTgccctttccatttttcttcattagtctagctaaaagtttgtcaatttttttgatcttttcgaagaaccagctcttggttcattaatctgttctactgttttaattttttttaagattttatttatttatttatttattcattcattcattcattcattcattcatgagagacagagagagagagagaggcagagaacacagcagagaaagcaggctccttgcagggagcccgatgtgggactcgtttcttgaccccgggatcacaccctgagccaaaggctcaaccactgagccacccaggcgtcccttcccaGCTCATTTAGTATGAGGCtaggttgagatttttcttgcttcttgaggcaCGTCTATATTGTTATAATCTTCACTCTTAGAACAGCTTctactgcatcccaaagatttttgcccattatgttttcattttcattggtctctatgtatttttttatttcctctttgatttactgcttgacccattcattgtttggtaggatgttatttaacctccaagtatttgtgttctttccagatttttttcttgtggttggtTTCTTAGCATTGTGGCTGGAAGAGATGCAtgttataatttcaatttttcaattttttaactttttttttgccctaacatgtgatctattctggagaatgtcccatgtgcacttgaaaagttTAATTCcactgttttaggatggaatgctctgaatatatctgccAGATCCacttggtccagtgtgtcattcaaagccattgtttctttgttgattttctgctcagataatctatccattgatgtaagtggagtgttaaagtcctctaTCATGGGCTTGAGTTGGGTCAGACCAGGTATTTGGCAGAGCCATGGTCCCACCAGACTCCCGGGGGC encodes:
- the LOC121476563 gene encoding U6 snRNA-associated Sm-like protein LSm3; this translates as MADDVDQQQTTNTVEEPLDLIRLSLDERIYVKMRNDRELRGRLHAYDQHLNMILGDVEETVTTIEIDEETYEEIYKSTKQNILMLFIQGDGVVLVAPPLRVG